The Solirubrobacterales bacterium nucleotide sequence CCGCGTCAGGTTGCCCTGAAGATCCTCCATGAGCGCTTCGTGGCCGACCCCCAGTTCACCGAACGCTTTCGTCGCGAGGCGGAAGCGGCGGCCCGGCTGCAGCACGTGAACATCGTTCCGATTTTCGATCGCGGCCGGGTCGGAGACACCTACTACATCGCGATGGCCTACATCGATGGCCGCACCCTGCGCGACCTGATCCGGATCGGACTCACTCCCGCCGAATCGATCTCGATCGTGCGCCAGATCCTCGAGGCGGCCGGGTTCGCCCACCGTCACGGGGTGATCCACCGTGACCTGAAGCCCCTCAACGTCCTGGTTGACGATTCGGGTCTGGTCACGGTCACCGACTTCGGGATCGCCCGGGCCGGGGTCGGCGGGATCACCGACGAGGGATCGGTGCTGGGGACGATCCGGTACCTGTCCCCGGAGCAGGCCCAGGGTCAGGACGTGACCCCCCTGTCCGACCTTTACTCGATCGGGATCGTGCTCTACGAATGCCTCACCGGGCGGGTCCCGTTCGACGGCGACTCGGCGGTCGAGATCGCGATGAAACAGATGCGGGAGGAGCCGCTACCGCCGAGTGCCTGGAACCCGGCGGTCTCCCCGGCGCTCGATGCCGTCGTCCTGAAGTCGCTCAGCCGGGAGCCCTACAACCGCTTCCCGGACGCCGACAGTTTCATCGACGCACTCGACCGGGTCGAGGATGAACCGCCGGCCCCGGAGGCCGGTGGCTCCCGCTGGAAATGGTTCGCGATTGCCGCCGCCGGAGTGCTGCTCTTCCTGATCATCTGGGGGCTCCTGCGTTCGAACACGGTTGCGGTGCCCGACGTCACCGGCGAGAACCTCGATGCGGCGGTGACCACGTTGACCAACGAGGACTTCAAGGTCGGGACGATCCAGCGGGTGAAACGGCAGGGCCCGGCCAACCGGGTGCTCAAACAGGATCCGCGGGACGAGGCGTCCCGGGACTGCGCCCTGTTCGGGTGGTTCTGTTCCAATCCCCCGGTTGACCTGGTGGTCAGCGGCGGTCCGGGCCGGGTGAAGGTCCCGGACGTGACCGGCCTCAACCGGTCCGAGGCCCAGGCGCAGCTCGATCAGGCCGGGTTCGGGGTGGAGGCGGAAAGCCGCTCCTCGGACTCGGTCCCGAAGGACACGGTGATCGAGACCGATCCACCGGCCGGTGAAAGCGTGGCCCGTGGCAGCACCGTGACCATGCTGGTTTCGAGCGGCGTCGAACAGGTGAAGGTGCCGGCGGTGGTCGGGATGCCTCTGGACGCAGCCAGGCAGCAGCTTTCCGCGGTCGGACTGGAACTCGAAACGAGCAAGGAGCCCGGTGATCGGCCGAAGGACGAGGTGCTGGAACAGTCGCCCTCGGCCGGTACCCGGGTCGAACCCGGCAGTTCGGTTTCGCTGGTGATCTCATCCGGCCCGCAGAAGCAGACCGTGCCGAACGTGGTCGGCTCGACCCGATCGGAGGCGGAATCGACCCTGGGCGCAGCCGGTTTCACGGTCACGGTCCAGGAGCAACCGACCACGATCCAGCCGCAGGACGGCAGGGTAATCGACCAGTCGCCGGCCGGCAACAGTGAGGCCGACCCGGGCAGCAGGGTGACCATCACCGTCGGCAGCTACAGCGGCGGGTCCGACGGTGGTGGCGGAGGTTCCGGTGGTGGAGGCTCCGGTGGCGGGGGCTCCGGGTCCGGGGGAATCGGCCCCGGCTGACCCGGGAACCGCTAACGTTTCGACCGCGATGAGAGTGGCGGTGATCAGCGGCGGGCGATCGAGCGAGCATGAGATCTCCCTCCGGTCCGGCGCCTCGGTCGTCAC carries:
- a CDS encoding PASTA domain-containing protein, coding for MGSVVDDRYRIDERIGVGGMADVWLASDLELPRQVALKILHERFVADPQFTERFRREAEAAARLQHVNIVPIFDRGRVGDTYYIAMAYIDGRTLRDLIRIGLTPAESISIVRQILEAAGFAHRHGVIHRDLKPLNVLVDDSGLVTVTDFGIARAGVGGITDEGSVLGTIRYLSPEQAQGQDVTPLSDLYSIGIVLYECLTGRVPFDGDSAVEIAMKQMREEPLPPSAWNPAVSPALDAVVLKSLSREPYNRFPDADSFIDALDRVEDEPPAPEAGGSRWKWFAIAAAGVLLFLIIWGLLRSNTVAVPDVTGENLDAAVTTLTNEDFKVGTIQRVKRQGPANRVLKQDPRDEASRDCALFGWFCSNPPVDLVVSGGPGRVKVPDVTGLNRSEAQAQLDQAGFGVEAESRSSDSVPKDTVIETDPPAGESVARGSTVTMLVSSGVEQVKVPAVVGMPLDAARQQLSAVGLELETSKEPGDRPKDEVLEQSPSAGTRVEPGSSVSLVISSGPQKQTVPNVVGSTRSEAESTLGAAGFTVTVQEQPTTIQPQDGRVIDQSPAGNSEADPGSRVTITVGSYSGGSDGGGGGSGGGGSGGGGSGSGGIGPG